In Canis lupus dingo isolate Sandy chromosome 33, ASM325472v2, whole genome shotgun sequence, a single genomic region encodes these proteins:
- the TIMMDC1 gene encoding complex I assembly factor TIMMDC1, mitochondrial, translating into MAVRPRAPHGFLCGRLSPFPRVFAAGAVAAESGALAGDQELPDYAESGWDRLRDLFVKDEQQRTSKELENIYKAAVSAGIIGWAYGGIPAFIHAKQRYVEQSQAEVYHNRFDAVQSAHRAATRGFIRYGWRWSWRTTVFVTIFNTVNTGLNVYRNKNALSHFVIAGAVTGGLFRINLGLHGLVAGGIIGALLGAPVGSLLMAFQKFYGETVQERTQKDRKALHELKLEESKARLQFTQLLPEEIESSLQKNQSKDDVKKIEALLNLPRNPSSTHKQDKD; encoded by the exons ATGGCGGTGCGGCCGCGGGCGCCACATGGCTTCCTCTGCGGGCGGCTGAGTCCTTTCCCCCGGGTCTTCGCTGCTGGAGCTGTGGCCGCCGAGTCGGGGGCCCTCGCGGGGGACCAGGAGCTGCCCGACTACGCGGAATCCGGATGGGACCGCCTCCGGGACCTGTTTGTCAAAGA TGAACAACAGAGAACTTCAAAGGAACTTGAGAATATTTATAAGGCAGCAGTTTCAGCAGGCATCATCGGCTGGGCATATGGCGGCATACCAGCTTTTATTCATGCTAAACAGCGCTATGTTGAACAGAGCCAAGCAGAAGTTTATCATAACCGATTTGATGCTGTG CAATCTGCACATCGTGCTGCCACACGAGGCTTCATCCGGTACGGCTGGCGCTGGAGTTGGAGAACTACAGTGTTTGTGACTATATTCAA CACAGTCAACACTGGTCTAAATGTGTACCGAAATAAAAATGCTCTAAGCCATTTTGTCATTGCAGGAG ctgTCACAGGAGGTCTTTTTAGAATAAACTTAGGCCTGCATGGTCTGGTGGCTGGTGGCATAATTGGAGCCTTGCTAGG CGCTCCTGTAGGAAGTCTTTTGATGGCATTTCAGAAGTTCTATGGGGAGACTGTCcaagagagaacacagaaggaTCGCAAAGCACTCCATGAGCTAAAACTGGAAGAAAG taAAGCCAGACTACAATTTACTCAGCTCCTACCTGAAGAAATTGAAAGTAGCTTACAGAAAAATCAATCCAAAGATGATGTTAAGAAAATCGAAGCACTGCTAAATCTTCCTAGAAACCCTTCATCAACACATAAACAAGACAAAGactaa